DNA sequence from the Corynebacterium yudongzhengii genome:
GCGTATGGTGCGCGCGTACGCGAATGCGGGTGCGACGATGAACCTCGTGCGCGCGCTGACCTCCTCGGGTACCGCGGACCTCTACAGCCTGCACGAGTGGAACCGCGAGTTCGTCGCGCACTCCCCGGCCGGGGCCCGCTACCAGGCGCTCGCCAACGAGATCGAATCCGGCCTGCGCTTCATGGAAGCCTGCGGCGTGCACGACGACTCGCTGCGCACCGCCGACGTCTACGCCTCGCACGAGGCGCTGCTCGTCGACTACGAGCGCGCCCTGCTGCGCCTGCACGAAGACGACGACGGAGAAACCCGCCTCTACGATCTCTCCGCCCACCAGCTGTGGATCGGCGAGCGCACCCGCGGCATCGACGACTTCCACGTCAACTTCGCGGCACTGATCTCCAACCCGGTCGGCCTGAAGATCGGTCCGACCGTCACCCCGGAGGAGGCTGTCGCCTACGCGGAGAAGCTCGACCCGAACCGCGAACCGGGCCGCCTGACGATGGTCGCGCGCATGGGCTACAACAAGATCCGCGAAAACCTGCCCCCGATCATCAAGGCTGTCGAAGCAGAAGGCCACAAGGTCGTCTGGCAGTCCGACCCCATGCACGGCAACACCTTCACCTCCTCGAACGGGTACAAGACCCGCCACTTCGACAAGGTCATCGATGAGGTGCAGGGCTTCTTCGAGGTCCACCGCGCCCTGGGAACGCACCCGGGCGGCGTGCACATCGAATTCACCGGCGAAGACGTCACCGAATGCCTCGGCGGAGCGATGGACATTACGGACGTCGACCTGCCTGGGCGTTACGAATCCGCCTGCGACCCGCGTCTGAACACCCAGCAGTCCCTCGAGCTCGCGTTCCTCGTCGCGGAGATGCTGCGGAACTAGGTCCTGGGGTTGGTGGGCTGGCTGTTCGGCTGGTTGGCTGTTCGGCTGGTCGAAAGGGGGGCGAATTCGACCAGCTTTAGCGCTCTATAGCGGGCTCAGACGGTGGCGGCTGTGTGGCTACGGATCACGCGTCACACCAGTCTCGTACGCTTCTTCGATCCCGCCTGTCACTGCGCAGGGCTTGCGGTGGTGCTTCCGTGATCGTTGGGTGTGCGCCTGGGCTACGGTTCTACATGCAACGCTAGCGCTGGTCGAAAGGAGGCGCTCCGAAAGGAGTCCCGCGCGGTCGAAAGGAAGAGTCCTTTATATGGGGGCGAATTCGACCAGCGCTAGCGCTCTATATAGATGTGGGAGGCTCAGCCCGGGTCGCGGTTGGTTCCCTGCCCTTCTGTGACGCTCGAACACAAATGCTTGAAGGAAGAACCTTGAAGGACGCCAAATCAGGCCATTTTCTCGTGCAAAACCTTGAAGGGCGCGCCCCTCAAGCATCTTCCTTCAAGGGTTTGCGCAGCAGCAGCGTCAAGCCGTCCCGAAAGGCGGGCCTGCAGAACGCCTGGCACCCTAGCGGCCATGCGGCGGTATCACACTCGCACGCCTGGTCGAAAGGAGGTGGTCGAAAAGAGGGTCGGTTTCGGGGCCCTTTCGACTTCGCGGGACTCCTTTCTGTCAGGGTGATTTCGACCAGCGCTAGCGCAACACAGCGATCCGGCCAGGAGCGAGGGCTAGCAGCCGGATGCTTGACCACACCAGACCCATCCGCCTCATTGGCCTCTCCAACAGGCTCGCGCGGTCCGCTACCACCTTCCTGGGGATAACGCGAAGGCGCCCAGACCACAACCAATCACCCATCGGTTTCGACCTCAACGCGCTCGCCGCGCTCCAGCGCAGTGCCCGCTGCCGGAGTCTGGCGCGTGATCGTGTCCGAGTTGTCGAAGATGGAGGCGTCGATGCCGAGGCCGGCGTCGCGAAGCTGGCTGCGCGCATCCCGTACCGTCCTGCCGGTGACGTCTGGAACCGTGATCTGACCAGGGGTGATGAGCAGGACTTCGGTGTCGACATCGGGATCGACCAAGGTCCCTGGCACCGGCCGCATGGCGACCACTTCGTCCTCGTGGGAACCGACCGCGTTGTCGTCGCGTTTGTCGTCGACGTCGAAGTCTTCTTCGCTGAGGCGGTCTTCGGCGTCGTCGAGCAGCTGGCCGGTGAGATCCGGGATGGCCACGGCGGTGGAGATCACCAGGTCAACGCGCTCGCCGCGCTCGAGGGTGCGCCCGGGCCCGGGCTCGGTGGTGATGATGGCGCCACCGGGGATCTCATCGTCGAAACGCGATGTGGTCTCGCCGATGTTCAGCCCGAGTTCCTCCAAAGTGGTGCGGGCGTCGTCGGCGTCCATGCCGGCGAGGTCGGGCACCTCGATGGGTTCGGGCCCGAGTGAGAGGTGCGCCGTCACTGTGCTGCCGACCGGCACGGCCTCACCGGCGGCCGGGGTGGTTTCGGCGACAGCGCCGGTGGGGACGTCGTCCGAAAAGACGGAATCGCCGGTGTCCACCTCCAGGGTGCGTTCACCGGCGAGTGCTCGATAGTCCTCTAGGCTCATACCGTCCGCGGGCGCGGGGACGGTCGGCGGGCCCCGGGAGATCAGCACGGTCACCAGGGACCCGGGTTCGAGGCGCTCGCCGGGCTCAGGCTGGGTGCCGACGGCGTTGTCCGCCGCCACGTCGTCGTCGTAGACGATCTCACTGTCCACCTCGAAGCCGGCCTCTTGTACGGTTTCGATCGCGGTCGCCCGGTCCATGCCGACGATCTGCGGGATCTCCCCGTAGCGTCCCGAGCCGAACCACCAGGCGCCCACCACGACCGCACCGATGAGCACCGCCGCGATAACGAGCCCGATCCCGAGTTTCCAGCCGGAGCGGTTCGAGACGGGATCAGGCTGATCAGCGGGTATCTCCTCGGGTTCCGACGGCAGGTGCTGCGTCGCCGGCGTCGACCCCGCAGCAGTGGCACCAGCAGCAGCGGCGGGCGGCAGGAAGCGGGTGTCCTGCGCAGGCGCCTCGTCCTCCGGCTCGACGATCTTCGTTTCTTCCGGCTCAGGAGACAGCGTGGTGGTTTCGATGACCCCGGTGGTGTCCGTCGGTACTGCGGCGGCGCGGTGGGCGGCGGAGTTCGTGGGCACCGGGACGGTGAAGGCGGGCAGTTGGAGTTCGGCCGCGACGTCGTCAAGCGCGGCGAGGAACTCGCCGGCGTCGTGGAAACGTTGCTCCGGGTCGCGGGCGGTGGAGGTGGCGACCAGTTCGTCGAAAAGCGGCGGGATGCCGTCGATGCGGGAGCTGGGCGCGGGGACGTCGCGCTCGAGGCGCTGGATGGCATGTGCCAGCGGGGTGTCGCCGGAAAACGGCGTCTCGCCGGTGAGCAGCTCGAAGAGGACCACGCCGGCGGAGTAGACGTCCGTGGCCGGGGTGGTCTCGGAGCCGCTGACCTGCTCGGGGGAGAGGTAGGCGGCGGTGCCGACGATCGACCCCGTCGAATGCGACGACGCGGCCGCGGCGCGCACGAGCCCGAAGTCCGCGACCTTCACCCGGTGGTCGGCGTTGATGAGGATGTTATCCGGCTTGATGTCGCGGTGGACCATGCCCTGCTGGTGGGCCACCGACAGTCCGGTGAGCACGGCGCGCATCACGGCGGTGGCGGCGTGCGGGGGCATCGGGCCGCGCTCGGCGAGCAGCTCGCGCAGCGTGCCGCCGGTGATCAGCTCCATGACCAGATAGGACATCCCGTCGTCGGAGGAGAAGTCGTAAACCCCGACGAGGTTGGGGTGCGACATCTGCGCCATCGCCCGCGCCTCACGGCGGAAGCGGACGCGGGAGGCGGGGTCGTCGGCGTACTCGTCGTGCATGACCTTCGCGGCGACAGCCCGGCCGAGGCGCAGATCCACGCAGCGGTACACCGTCGACATGCCGCCCCGCGCGATCGGATGATCGATGCGGTAGCGGCCCTCCAGCACATCCCCGACGGTCAGTTGACTCATGCCTTAAAGTATGGCCGATAACTCCCGGAAGGTGAAAGAGCGCGCCCAACCGCCCGTGACTTAAGGTGGTAGGCGTGAGTAACGCGCAAGACAAGCTGGAAGAACTGCTCGCCGACGATACGCTGCTGACCTTGAACGAGGTCGCCGAGCGCCTGGGCATCCCGGTGACCAAGGTCGGTGATCTTCTCGACGACCACAAGCTCGCCTGCACGCGCATCGACGGCAAGAAGTACGTGCCCGAGCTCCTGCTGGACGAAGATGGCTCGATCAACCGCTTCGCCTCCTCAGCGATCACGGTGCTCATCGACGGCGGCTACGACGACGAAGAGATCCTGGTACACCTGTTCACCGAGGACGAGAGCCTGCCCGGCCGGCCCGTCGACGCGCTGCACGGGCAGAAGGCCCGCGAGGTCATCCGCCGCGCCCAGGCGATGGCGTTTTAGTCCCGCGGCGCAATCGGATCCGGCCGGTGTTGGTGCCCCGGTCGGCGCTCGAGATCGAGCGGGAAGATGTGCGTGGTGAGCACCCAGGCGGCCGCGGTGACCGCCACCATCCACACGGCGTTGTAGAGCTGGTGGTTGCCGCTGCCGGTAAAAGACAGGGCCACGATGATAGACAGGCCCGTGACCAGCTTCAGTAGCCACCGCGGGGGAGTAAACGTGCCCACGAGCGAGACCGACGAGGCGTAGTACCAGGGCAGGGTCACCGAGTTGAGGACGAACGCGACCTGGTAGGCGGCGGTGGTGCCCATGATCGAGCGGCGGTCGCCGCCGCGGAAGATCCACCAGGTCAGCGCTAAGCCTAAGAGCATGAGCACCGAGAACACCGGGCGCACGGCTTGGAGGATGACGTTGTAATCGAAATCCGGGTCGAAGAGTTGCACGAAGGGGGTGGCTATCTCGGCGATGAAGGTCGGCCCGGCCAGCGGGTTGATGACCTTGGAGTTACCGGTGATCTCTGACAGCCAGCCCCACGACGAGCCGGAGAGCCAAGTCACCGCGGCCACCACCGTCAGGGTCTCGACGACGCCGAGTAGCCCCACCACCACGAAGGTAAAGATGCGGCGGGTGAGGGAGACGGCCTTGGGGGCATAGTGGAAGGTGGCCATCCACACCACGAAGGGTAATGCGACCGCCGCGGTGGCCTTGAGCGAGACCGCCACGGAGATCAGTGCCACGCCGAGCACAAACCGGCGGTGTAGGCAGGCGAGCAGGCCCAAGGAGACGAGCCCGACCATCACGGACTCGTTGTGCATGCCGCCGACCATGTGGAAGACCATCACCGGGTTCGCCACACCCAGCCACAGCGCGAGCGCCGGATCGCCGCCGAGGCGGGCCGCGATCTTCTCCACCGCGAAGGCGATGGCGATGAAACCCGCCAAGGAAATGAACTTATACGCGATGACTCCGGCGGTGACGTTGTCGCCGACGGCCGTCGTCACGCCCTCGCCGATCCACAGGTGCAGCGGGCCATAAGGGGTGGTGGTGTTGCGCCAGTCGTGCGAGACCTCCAGCAGATACGGCCCCGGATTGACCGCCGCGCCCTCGTTATAGGGATCGAAGCCATCGCGCACCATCGCGCCCTGCATGAGGTAGGAGTAGACGTCGCGCGACAGGATCGGCGCCGCGATAATCAGCGGGGCGCACCAGGAAAGCAGCGCCTTGCGGACGGTGCGCAGCCGGCCCGGGTCGCTGCGCTTCGTATCGACGATCACCCGGCGCCCCACAAACACCCACGCCAGCACCATCGCGATGAGACCCACGTTGAACAGCGCGTTCATCAATGCGGCGCCGTGGCCGAAGCTCAGATACTCCAGGCCGAGTGCCTCGAGGACGCCGCCGCGGTTGCGAGTGGCGCCGGCGCCGTGGGAGCTCAGCGCTAGGGCGAGCGCGCCGAGCGCGCCCAAAAGCAGCGGGCCGGGAAAGCGGGAGAAGAACTCCGCGAGCTGGTCGCGCCGGGTGCTCGGGGCGCTGAGGTAGACGGAAGACGCAGTGCTCATCAGGAGCTACCGTTCTTTAGGAACGACGCCTGGTCGCCTGGTGTGCCAGGCCGATAAGCGTGTCGATGACGTCCTGCGGCACCCCGGCGTCATGAAGGTGCGCGATGCCCGAATCGGTGAGCTTCTCGATGCGTCGCTCCATCTCCTCGACAGCCCCGGAGGACTCGATGATCTCAGCGAGCTGGGCTAATTCTTCGTGCGTATCGACGACACCGATCGAGCGGCGCAGGGTCTCCGCAGCGGCGGGGGAGTGCTCGTCGGAACGCCGCAGCGCCAGCGCGAGCAGCTCGGTGCGCTTGCCTTCGCGCAGGTCGTCGTAGACGCCCTTACCGGTGGCGGCGGGATCGCCGAAGACGCCGAGCAGATCGTCGCGCAGCTGGAAGGCGATGCCGATGTCGTGGCCATAGCCGCGGAAGCCGTCGATGATCTGCTGCGGGGCACCGGCGAGCGCGGCTCCCAAGTGCAGAGGGCGTTCGATGGTGTAGGCAGCGGTCTTGTAGCGGTTCACCGACCGTGAGAGGCGGCCGTCCTCGCTGGCCATGGCTTCGAGGGCGATATCGAGCATCTGGCCGCCGATGACCTCGGAGCGCATGGAACGCCAGGGCTCGCGGGAGCGGCGGAGGGCGGCGTCGGAAAGCCCGGAGTCGAAGACCATGTCGTCGGCCCAGGCGAGGGCGAGATCGCCGATGAGGATCGCCACGGAGACGCCGAAGTGGTCCGCGTCGCCGGACCACGCGTTCTGCTCGTGGTGGGCGGCGACGGCCTTGTGTACGGTTGGACGCCCGCGCCGGGTGTCCGACTTGTCGATGATGTCATCATGGACCAGCGCGCAGGTCTGGATGAACTCCAGCGCACTGACGGCCCGCAGGACGGCGTGGGGTTCTTCTTCTCCCGCGAAGCCGTCGGCACCGAGGAAGCCCGCCCAGCCGAAGACCGGCCGGATGCGCTTGCCGCCTCCGAGGATGAAGTCCTCGAGGTGCCCGAGTGCCTTCGAGACGGGCTCGCCGATCGCGTCGAGCGCGTCCTTACGGGACTGGATGTAGTCTGCGAGGACAACGTCGACCGCGTCGGGGATGTCATTCGGGGACAACGAGCTGACATCGAGGTCGGAAGCTTTGCTCACCGGCACTAATTCCTTCTGTGTTGTGCGGACGCCGCAAAAAACTTTAAGCGTTCGGGTACTTCGCTGAGTCTACTAGCAGCGGCGCGTGGGTCAGGCACGTGGCGTGGCCAGGGGCAGATCGCACATTAAGACCGCGAAGGGGCGGTCGTCGCCGGGGTAGTAGTAATCGCGCAGCAGGTCGGTGAACCCCAGCGAGCGATACAGCCCGAAGGCCGGGTTGTTTTCGCCGGCGACTTCGGGTGTGGAGAGTACAGCGCGCGGTGCCGGCACGTTCCAGAGCAGTTCGGTGAGCAGGCTGCGACCGATTCCGCGCCCGTGCAGGCCGGGGCGGACGTGGATTTCCGTGACTTCGAAGTAGCCGGAGGAAATCTCTCGC
Encoded proteins:
- a CDS encoding class II 3-deoxy-7-phosphoheptulonate synthase; the encoded protein is MSWTIDIPDAVLPDLPPLPGDLQEKWNDVLARDAKQQPSWDREQASAVRHILESVPPVVVAPEITKLKSQLADVANGKAFLLQGGDCAETFESNTEPHIRANIRTLLQMAVVLTYGASTPVVKLARIAGQYAKPRSSDLDANGLPNYRGDIVNGVDPTEAARRHDPARMVRAYANAGATMNLVRALTSSGTADLYSLHEWNREFVAHSPAGARYQALANEIESGLRFMEACGVHDDSLRTADVYASHEALLVDYERALLRLHEDDDGETRLYDLSAHQLWIGERTRGIDDFHVNFAALISNPVGLKIGPTVTPEEAVAYAEKLDPNREPGRLTMVARMGYNKIRENLPPIIKAVEAEGHKVVWQSDPMHGNTFTSSNGYKTRHFDKVIDEVQGFFEVHRALGTHPGGVHIEFTGEDVTECLGGAMDITDVDLPGRYESACDPRLNTQQSLELAFLVAEMLRN
- the pknB gene encoding Stk1 family PASTA domain-containing Ser/Thr kinase, translated to MSQLTVGDVLEGRYRIDHPIARGGMSTVYRCVDLRLGRAVAAKVMHDEYADDPASRVRFRREARAMAQMSHPNLVGVYDFSSDDGMSYLVMELITGGTLRELLAERGPMPPHAATAVMRAVLTGLSVAHQQGMVHRDIKPDNILINADHRVKVADFGLVRAAAASSHSTGSIVGTAAYLSPEQVSGSETTPATDVYSAGVVLFELLTGETPFSGDTPLAHAIQRLERDVPAPSSRIDGIPPLFDELVATSTARDPEQRFHDAGEFLAALDDVAAELQLPAFTVPVPTNSAAHRAAAVPTDTTGVIETTTLSPEPEETKIVEPEDEAPAQDTRFLPPAAAAGATAAGSTPATQHLPSEPEEIPADQPDPVSNRSGWKLGIGLVIAAVLIGAVVVGAWWFGSGRYGEIPQIVGMDRATAIETVQEAGFEVDSEIVYDDDVAADNAVGTQPEPGERLEPGSLVTVLISRGPPTVPAPADGMSLEDYRALAGERTLEVDTGDSVFSDDVPTGAVAETTPAAGEAVPVGSTVTAHLSLGPEPIEVPDLAGMDADDARTTLEELGLNIGETTSRFDDEIPGGAIITTEPGPGRTLERGERVDLVISTAVAIPDLTGQLLDDAEDRLSEEDFDVDDKRDDNAVGSHEDEVVAMRPVPGTLVDPDVDTEVLLITPGQITVPDVTGRTVRDARSQLRDAGLGIDASIFDNSDTITRQTPAAGTALERGERVEVETDG
- a CDS encoding Rv2175c family DNA-binding protein; translated protein: MSNAQDKLEELLADDTLLTLNEVAERLGIPVTKVGDLLDDHKLACTRIDGKKYVPELLLDEDGSINRFASSAITVLIDGGYDDEEILVHLFTEDESLPGRPVDALHGQKAREVIRRAQAMAF
- a CDS encoding alpha-(1->6)-mannopyranosyltransferase A, yielding MSTASSVYLSAPSTRRDQLAEFFSRFPGPLLLGALGALALALSSHGAGATRNRGGVLEALGLEYLSFGHGAALMNALFNVGLIAMVLAWVFVGRRVIVDTKRSDPGRLRTVRKALLSWCAPLIIAAPILSRDVYSYLMQGAMVRDGFDPYNEGAAVNPGPYLLEVSHDWRNTTTPYGPLHLWIGEGVTTAVGDNVTAGVIAYKFISLAGFIAIAFAVEKIAARLGGDPALALWLGVANPVMVFHMVGGMHNESVMVGLVSLGLLACLHRRFVLGVALISVAVSLKATAAVALPFVVWMATFHYAPKAVSLTRRIFTFVVVGLLGVVETLTVVAAVTWLSGSSWGWLSEITGNSKVINPLAGPTFIAEIATPFVQLFDPDFDYNVILQAVRPVFSVLMLLGLALTWWIFRGGDRRSIMGTTAAYQVAFVLNSVTLPWYYASSVSLVGTFTPPRWLLKLVTGLSIIVALSFTGSGNHQLYNAVWMVAVTAAAWVLTTHIFPLDLERRPGHQHRPDPIAPRD
- a CDS encoding polyprenyl synthetase family protein, whose product is MSKASDLDVSSLSPNDIPDAVDVVLADYIQSRKDALDAIGEPVSKALGHLEDFILGGGKRIRPVFGWAGFLGADGFAGEEEPHAVLRAVSALEFIQTCALVHDDIIDKSDTRRGRPTVHKAVAAHHEQNAWSGDADHFGVSVAILIGDLALAWADDMVFDSGLSDAALRRSREPWRSMRSEVIGGQMLDIALEAMASEDGRLSRSVNRYKTAAYTIERPLHLGAALAGAPQQIIDGFRGYGHDIGIAFQLRDDLLGVFGDPAATGKGVYDDLREGKRTELLALALRRSDEHSPAAAETLRRSIGVVDTHEELAQLAEIIESSGAVEEMERRIEKLTDSGIAHLHDAGVPQDVIDTLIGLAHQATRRRS
- a CDS encoding N-acetyltransferase; the encoded protein is MSIKRLTTAEFQLLAPRLVDIHLEAMGYPFELHARRLESWRRDTLQPGFISAIATGPNDVVGVAYGFLSDHNHWWDRQLRKGMETQGVSEELQREISSGYFEVTEIHVRPGLHGRGIGRSLLTELLWNVPAPRAVLSTPEVAGENNPAFGLYRSLGFTDLLRDYYYPGDDRPFAVLMCDLPLATPRA